A segment of the Nilaparvata lugens isolate BPH chromosome X, ASM1435652v1, whole genome shotgun sequence genome:
gtgcaaaatccaggaacatccggtataaaacttccttcttaccgtacaagcattttccgcacgcgtaaacaccaaattaatcttttaatgttgaaagctgatgcaggaaaaacacatttttgtttagtaaataccgcgaacggaAAAAACGGTTTATCGCGTCTTTTCtgtcacctttcaaaacacaagggtcaagtacatgtttgtaatttctgttttcaccggttcacatcAGACAAAACTCGAAATGTAGAcggtaaagcaaatttgatgaaacatgtggaactttgttccaagtttgaatctcagcgcgtttcatatcctaaacgcggagagacaattaaattcaagaaactaggcgcgacgttgaagaaaaagtacaccatttacgcggatttagaaacatacgttgtgaatattaatgatgatgatgatgatgatgatgattccgattctgatgaagttacttgtagttacacaaagaaaacggcgcggcaTATTCCTTGCGGGTATTGTTCCATTGTTATAGATGTAAACAGAGAAATTGcatacggacctgtactccatagatcgagtagtttagacgaaaaaatcatggagaaatttcttcaggaaattacagatcttggcgaaattttgtatgaggatatgaaacgtgaaattccgatgcaacatttgtccgaaagtgaagagcgcgaatttcaaaattcagtaaactgcgggctttgtgctgaaccgttctcagaaaccgatattaaatgtcgacACCAtgcgcatgaaaccggtaattacctGTGTGCAGCACACGTTTCTTGCAATTTAACAGCACATACTCCAAAGtacatatcatgttattttcataatttctccggttttgattcacattttattctgaaagcgctcggtaaatgtaaaaaagaaatatccTGCATCGCGAATatgtcagagagatttttgacactttcggtaggtaaaattaaatttttagattcctacaagtttatgtctgaatccttggaagtattggtgcgtaatttggtagaaagtacagacatggaaaagaagttcgagcgattattttcggtgtttcatgatccacctcgcgaacacagacagctcttgttgaaaaaaggagtatatccgtATTCCCACATgagttgtcccgaaaaattcgcggaaacgtCACTTCCTCCAatagaatgttttcataatgatttaacggACACACCTCTGACACGCGAAGAATATCaacatgcacaaagagtgttctcaacattcaatattttcattacctttcaactcaatgctcgaacattaactaaagttaattaattaatcattacactaacttaatctaaaagaaaaaatggaattttctattaatttggaataatactttcaaatcGAATTTGCCTATTCAGatcatctatttgaaatgaattttcaaaatgcatttcaaatagttgatgtgaaaaagtcaaacacaataatattgaaagtcaTACAGATAAGAATGAATGGAATGCCAATCCAGCCAGATGTGTGTGGGGGCAACACTCAACATTCACAACAAGACCTTGTGAAGGTCGTGAATGAATGAACGCATGGCGTTCACCAGATATGTAAGGGCCAATGGCCTCACTTCACAACAAGGAAGCCAGCCGTGTGAAGTGAGGTGTTGCCCGACCTTGACACAGTGAGCGACCGAGTGATGTCAGCTTGCGCATGCATGCAtacatcaagctataaaaacacatttttaatttcttatcactCAATGCAACTTGCATAGTGTGGAGAGTGCTCAACACGTATACTAGTGTGTGTGTGAACTGATAGGtgagaattgagaaaaatttttatagaataacaaactatttttttttaatgttattgatattatagatattggatacatataacaagtaaattataaatatgatacatgttttgtatatatatatatattatatatatatatatatatatataatatatatatatatatatgttaatgCTAGATGAGCCCCAAGAATATTAAcaatttttacttacaatctTTATGTCGGACCATCTAGCATTAACATGTTTGACTAAAAGGCAAGATTTTGTGCAGTTCTTTTTGAACTTCTCAACATCGTTTGAGGATACAATGTCGGAAAACCGTTCCGgttttatagaataacaaactatttttttaatgttattgatattatagatattggatacatataacaagtaaattataaatatgatacatgttttgtatatatatatatatatgttaatgCTAGATGGGCCCCAAgattattaacaatttttacttacaatctTTATGTCGGACCATCTAGCATTAACATGTTTGACTAAAAGGCAAGATTTTGTGCAGTTCTTTTTGAACTTCTCAATATCGTTTGAGGATACAATGTCGGAAAACCGTTCCGGAAGATAAACCTCAGTCGACCTCATTCCGGGAGTGTATAGTTTTAAGATGATGCGACGTCCATGTTGGTTGGACGCCTCCCGGACATCCACGATGGGGTATGGTAACCCCTCCTCCAATTCCCGCAGAGGCGTCCAGGGTTTTTCACATCTAGAATTTATAATTCGAATAAAGTCGTCTGTCTCCCTGTCCaattcatcctcctcctccccctcctccgtCTCCCGTAACAGAGACATTATTGAGCTGTCTTGCGACTCCTGTAGCTGCactcgtttctgttgaaaaatatttcattagactcttatttgtttcaggtttaaaatcatacaagagagagagagagagagatcttgctcaacagattcactactcaaaactgtgagtaataactcggaaattctctGACATAACTCTCAAttatcaaaaaaaatttttcagttcattacaatcaacatatgattggatttttcatataagtaataagtaatttgtcatcaaagttattgcagaataatatgattggatttataataacaatattattcgaatttcacgtttcattaCTCATgcaaatttttaacaatttttgtttcacacaaacagtttatgcatatgattggatttttcatataagtaataagtaatttgtCATCAAAGTTATTGCAGAAAACATACAGTTTATGCATATGattggatttttcataattcaaatatcaatgtattattcgaatcaatatttcagttcattacaatcaacatatgattggattttcatataagtaataagtaatttgtcatcaaagttattgcagaataatatgattggatttataataacaatattattcgaatttcacgtttcattaCTCATgcaaatttttaacaatttttgtttcacacaaacagtttatgcatatgattggatttttcatataagtaatttgtcatcaaagttattgcagaaaacatacagtttatgcatgtgaacgcatttttcataattcaaataacaatgtattattcgaatcaatatttcagttcattacatgttcatttttatcaacaataattttgtttcacacgaaatattataaacagtttatgcatgtgaacgcatttttcataattcaaataacaatgtattattcgaatcaatatttcagttcattacatgttcatttttatcaacaataattttgtatcacacgagatattataaacagtttatgcatgtgaacgcatttttcataattcaaataacaatgtattattcgaatcaatatttcagttcattacatgttcatttttatcaacaataattttgtatcacaCGAGATATTataacagtttatgcatgtgaacacatttttcataattcaaataacaatgtattattcgaatcaatatttcagttcattacatgttcatttttatcaacaataattttgtatcacacgagatattattataaacagtttatgcatgtgaacgcatttttcataattcaaataacaatgtattattcgaatcaatattcagttcattacatgttcatttttatcaacaataattttgtttcacacgaaatattataaacagtttatgcattattcgaatcagtaatttgatatagtaagtaatatatatatatatatataagtaataactcggaaattctccgattacttgaactcaattcaaattggtagataattgaattgtttcatgcaacatattcgaatttattatcgaaattactaaaacatgttttgaatttttatccaaatttcaatgcaacCATCATGAGAATTTATCTGTGTTCGGATTGTTTTGATAGCACAATTAGAAGTCAAGCTCAGTCTTCGCTCACAGTATAAGAATCAGTAATGACTTGTAATGCacacaaaagattttatccattagaaattagttttaaaaattcacattttataaagattttgtgcacattacaataataataataataatttttttttgtatgctaacctttgattgagtgaggacgTCGGGCTCGTCATCGTCATCGTCGACAAACAACCTCCGCTTCACTGACTGCTTGGGGGCGGGTACCGATGTGAGGGCCGCTCGGCGTGGTGCCCAAGTAGCTTGCGGGAGAGGGCTGCTGTCTGGGATGATGATGGAGGAATCCTCCTCACGTACAAAGATCCCTTGTTTCTTCAAGGGATCTGAGGAGGCGCCAGAGGTGGAGGCAACAGCTGTAGCAGCAGAGGTGGCAGCTGAGCTGAGGCTTTTCTGCTGCTTCTTCTGCTGCTCCCAATAGTTCAGCTTCCTCTCCGGAGGCGGGCTGTCTGGTAATAAGAATGTTGTGGAGGATGAGGAAGCACTTGATGAGTCCATCTCCGCGTTACGAATGACgattttttagaaacaatagtTAATACTCAAGCGTATAGCTCTAACGTGAATGATGATTTTCCTCTGAGAAAAGTGATTATATAGCAAGTCGTTTCTCTGTCTGTTGCAGGCTTGTACGAGTGAGATAGAAACACATAGGAGGCGTGTCACAATTGGCGAACACTGCCAATACTCCCCAGAGGTTTAGCTCGACGATAACatttgattgtaagtaaaatttgttacattctcatatttttgtgaaataacactgaattgatttataatatatatatttggttacagttattaaatatttcattgtttttcacagcattttctcacctcacaactcggtctcataagcagttgtgctctcgtgagggaaacttacctgcatcgagaaaatCATAGGCGAGGAGCTACCTGAGTTGAGACAATACctgaaccgagtcgaggagctgagagaagcatatccgattatttcatttcgtcaaatcaacacatgtaagttcatttttacttaaatttttctcctcctcctcctctcctccgaggacaaaacctctcctcggaggacaattgttctcctccgagcacaattttcctcttctccgaggacaaaaattgtcctttgttctcctcctctctcctccacttgtttagcaggaaagaaaaaatgagagaggaatcaggAGAAGGGGTGAGAGGTAAATGTCAACAGTcaatgtcacaataattttcttttacactgtcctacttttactttccctttaatttccagcattgtgatgttattatactgctccacttctttttgtgtgaagggagtgtcttccaagtttttccatacatctgagagaaacttaagtgattctattctaggaaatatatgaccattatagcttgtcataccatttctcctaaaacacctacatatgcaaattttcctttattatttacagtaaatgcagtcacattgtacactccacttagatcaaaatttcgccaatgtgaatggaaatatggctgaagttcctctctcaaattttctatttcttcctcaaattcttctatCTGCTTATGCTGTGCCCTAAGTGACTGTGtggtttcaaaaaaaaaaaaaaaactcagttttcctacgttttagatcaatttcatccagttatAGCTTAtgcttcttggctgatagcactgagataggagacaagggctgtatctctttaacagggtatgggagaagcttacaagttatgtttgctcgttttcttatTTGTGGCTAAATATGATTctgtttctttagaaaaaatggcgaGAATACAAAGTTATCGTTGTGAACTAACTGAACTATTGGAGACGCACCACCAATTATTGGACCAGTTAGCaaaaaaaggatggacaaatctacaatatttaacttttgtgagagattatgaaaaattaggagtttggcatagtgataactataatcatattcttgtttgtgatttatatggtacatcatatgataaattctgggggAATGGCGATATCCCAGGCTCATGGAGATGTGTGTGTGCAATCCTTACacagtctatcaatagaattaagaaggttataatagaaaacaatgctcatttaacaaaagaacaattaaataaacttgtctggaattttttacgagattcttcagatgagacaggcttagaacaagattgatagcatattatgtttaatttcagattggagatggattcaatttcatttgataagaactatttttcgaataaaatcgatgaaaaatatagatgttgttatttcgaacttattgacaaaacaatattagaattgaataatttcggaaaagaaggactaatgtttgaggaatatttaacatttataaaacctggtaaaagtgaagaacagaagtcagaacatataagcgtatgttatattataaataagaatatagttgatagacatcgaagatgtgaattaaaggaaattcctgaattttgctattgtaattcattaggttggttgaatattcaaatgtattatttcatataggtaagaaatcaccttgctatgctttcaacgaaggctgtttcaacgacccccactcctcctaCCCCTGTCACATGATCACACACCATATCACATGACCAGTCTTTGTCAGCATCCAAATCTTGTTTCAATAAGTCTGTATGACGTCATTTCTCAACtatcttactataaataccacTGCATTGATCTGCATTCGTTCAGTTTGATAGTGTCAATGGTGGAgtaaacatggatacttctaaggtgtttaatgtgcctatgctctgtggtaataaaatcaagcctaccaatgagcggtttggtttgtggcttctatcagaaaacttgtgtgatgacaaccttgtgacagacattggaaatattgattacactgctggggaagaactgtttgtgcaggatgactcgaatcttgtgcctattacagaacctttttgtgacaatataatgcttgtgaaaatctgtgctttgGATGATTGTGAGCCAATGAATAAGAGACGCTTCAttctaaaaaaggatatatgtggtgcattcaacttatatttgagaggcaaattctctaatatggtgtcagctaaacatggagtcaaagcaaagctaccttacctattggacagtggaagtgatatgtctcaaaagattctacaagtgcttgGTAAACATGATTACAACgaggtgaaacaaaaataccaggaaccagtggggataccttacaaagtggagcttgcagatgtcccaattgctacattgatagaagaactaccgagattattggagcagctgaggaaggagcacttctatctactagacttggacataacacaggactttgctggaatattcaacaagaatggaatgtgtgactttctaactacaaatcattgtttctgctttcaaggagaatataaagaagactataatgtgatagtagataacaataaaactgttgggattgattgcttgacttgggttaatagtaatgtaagggtaaaaatttataataagtttgtatgccaaatcacaagccctggtgtaaataagcagttaggtaaccatattgtagactttattgcctgtccagatacaagattacgggaaacctttacctctgatgcagctaaaatgcatggtattacacgtttggaagctacaatctataactatagtttaacaaatagagacaatagcaaaatctttgaccctattcaagatagcttgtcactcttgaatgatagtagaaattatttccaaaatgctccaatttattctgtgtccttggctaaaatgtggagaaaactgacagataatttaaaaaatagttgttgtttggtctataatgatcttctacagtatgtttactggggtaatagcaataccaagaaattgactggagtacaagtaaagctccccactgacccacaacatagaaataaaataatttcttatgttatttctgcattcagtttcaatttactacctataaattatgtagaaatttttgagGATCCATCAAACAAGAATAATATCATTCTCTCACAGTCTAATATCAGAATAATATCAGTCTAATAACAgaataatatcagtttctcacaaaagtgttatattaatagtggtgagacatatttctccaagtcaaccacagttttctctaccatatccaaagttgttgacctagatgagttgggtcttgtagcaacaggtaacttgataccacaagtcttaagaaaacaagcaaacataacttgtaagcttctcccataccctgttaaagagtTACAGCCCTTGTCCCCTATcacagtgctatcagccaaaaagcgtaagctagaactggatgaaattgatctaaaacggaggaaaattgagttttttgaagccacacagtcatttagggaacAGCATAGGCAGCTAGcagaatttgagaaagaaatagaaaatttgagagaggaacttgagccatatttccattcacattggcaaaattttgatctaagtggagtgtacaatgtgactgcatttactgtgaataatactGGGAAATTCCCATATGTAGGTGTACTGGGGGAGaaagatgatttgaaaaatgtttacttcGTAAAGGGCtaccataaaaatgtttttattaatgcatacaaagctatcgaaactctcaagaaagagggttattttgtaatcccttacactgacaaaaaagaaataatttgtctaccaagggaagagaaaatttgtgtaattacagtcaatggtatgacaagctataatggtcatacatttcctagaatagaatcacttaagtttctgtcagatatatggaaaaacttggaagacactcccttcacacaaaaagaagtggagcagtataataacatcacaatgctggaaattaaagggaaagtaaaagtaggacagtgcaaaagattagaagagttaccacaaggtatagagttagtcattattgcaataaaagaagtgtacaatagaaacaagatacggtatatcctacagtttgaaaatgtagaagcattgtatgtgtcaaacta
Coding sequences within it:
- the LOC120354938 gene encoding uncharacterized protein LOC120354938 — protein: MDSSSASSSSTTFLLPDSPPPERKLNYWEQQKKQQKSLSSAATSAATAVASTSGASSDPLKKQGIFVREEDSSIIIPDSSPLPQATWAPRRAALTSVPAPKQSVKRRLFVDDDDDEPDVLTQSKKRVQLQESQDSSIMSLLRETEEGEEEDELDRETDDFIRIINSRCEKPWTPLRELEEGLPYPIVDVREASNQHGRRIILKLYTPGMRSTEVYLPERFSDIVSSNDIEKFKKNCTKSCLLVKHVNARWSDIKIVSKNC